The following are from one region of the Aquirufa lenticrescens genome:
- a CDS encoding T9SS C-terminal target domain-containing protein has protein sequence MKKLLVIVAALATFGCSKDLGGDVAPINVPSTTTLSGNITATTTLTADKEWTLKGYVYVTDGATLIIQPGTVIKSDISEKGALCIERGAKIQAEGTAAKPIVFTSGKAAGERAPGDWGGIVILGRAKTNRTSEPTIEGGIGRAYGGTDNEDNSGVMKYVRIEYAGIAALPNSEINALTFGAVGSKTIIENVQTIYANDDAFEFFGGTVSPKYLYAYATADDDFDFDFGYTGKVSFSISRRDPAFVDTGDAGNGIECDNDGTGSVATPFTRPVLDNMTLIGPNNAAALSNHNLAMRWRRATQFEVSNSTFIGYMKGGFSLESNETAQAYKDGVSTFKNNKIGTYTPNTALNFISKSAVISSADVKTKALADGNSEIESTDAEILKLEKPSWTTGWTRFPVKGQ, from the coding sequence ATGAAAAAATTACTAGTTATCGTAGCAGCTTTAGCAACATTTGGCTGTTCAAAGGATTTAGGTGGCGATGTAGCACCTATTAACGTACCCTCTACTACGACTTTAAGTGGAAACATTACGGCAACTACGACCTTAACTGCGGATAAGGAATGGACATTAAAAGGATACGTTTATGTAACCGATGGAGCTACCCTTATTATTCAACCAGGTACTGTTATCAAAAGTGATATCTCAGAAAAAGGTGCTTTATGTATCGAAAGAGGTGCAAAAATTCAAGCTGAAGGAACGGCTGCTAAGCCTATCGTCTTTACTTCAGGTAAGGCAGCAGGCGAGCGTGCTCCAGGAGATTGGGGTGGAATCGTCATCTTAGGAAGAGCTAAGACGAACCGTACATCTGAGCCTACGATTGAGGGTGGTATTGGTCGTGCGTATGGTGGAACAGATAACGAAGATAACAGCGGCGTGATGAAATATGTACGTATTGAATACGCTGGTATCGCGGCATTGCCTAACTCTGAGATCAATGCCTTGACTTTCGGTGCTGTAGGTAGCAAAACTATTATCGAGAACGTGCAGACAATCTATGCAAATGATGATGCCTTTGAATTCTTCGGAGGAACGGTTTCTCCAAAATATTTATATGCTTACGCAACAGCGGATGATGATTTTGACTTTGACTTTGGTTATACTGGCAAAGTATCTTTCTCTATATCAAGACGCGATCCAGCCTTCGTAGATACAGGAGATGCAGGTAACGGAATTGAATGTGATAATGATGGAACTGGTTCAGTTGCAACACCATTTACGCGTCCAGTTTTAGACAATATGACCTTAATTGGGCCAAATAATGCAGCGGCTCTTTCTAATCATAACTTAGCTATGCGTTGGAGACGTGCTACTCAATTCGAAGTAAGCAATTCAACATTCATTGGATATATGAAAGGTGGATTCAGTTTAGAAAGTAACGAAACAGCACAAGCCTATAAGGATGGAGTTTCTACTTTCAAGAACAACAAGATTGGCACCTATACGCCTAATACGGCATTAAATTTCATCAGTAAGTCAGCTGTCATTAGCTCTGCTGATGTAAAGACAAAAGCTTTAGCAGATGGAAATTCAGAAATTGAATCGACTGATGCAGAGATCTTGAAATTGGAAAAACCAAGCTGGACTACAGGTTGGACTCGTTTCCCAGTAAAAGGTCAATAA
- a CDS encoding inorganic phosphate transporter produces the protein MFGLDPTLVFLLFFCLFAACAFEFVNGFHDTANAVATVIYTHSLQPTQAVVWSGFMNFLGLLTGGVGVTMSIIGLLPTELLMDADVYHSMAMALALLLSAILWNVGTWYFGIPASSSHTLIGSIIGIGVGHALLPEASNKGISSINWDKAIEIGQALLLSPLFGFAAAIILMYILKKTVKNKEIFKEPKKKSPPPMWIRAILITTCTLVSFFHGRNDGQKGIGLVMVILIAFLPGYFAVNTNLDLVQVKESLTTVQTITAKIDTIPLSEKERESYHKLVKSSTALSAIIATGVTPKTLTTTQKFDIRNAALTINKQSKKLLESESVALSSGDKKALKKATQGDKAPFFSYGNSSSSGIAGVTDFAPAWVMWMVALSLGLGTMVGWKRIVVTIGEKIGKNHLTYAQGASAELIASLTIGLATAYKWPVSTTHVLSSGIAGTMVASKGIKNLQGGTVKSIVLAWVLTLPVTIILSATLFVLFRWIAA, from the coding sequence ATGTTCGGATTAGACCCAACGCTCGTATTTCTACTGTTTTTCTGCCTTTTTGCGGCCTGTGCCTTTGAATTCGTAAACGGATTCCACGATACAGCAAATGCAGTAGCCACTGTTATTTACACGCATTCTTTGCAACCTACTCAAGCCGTAGTTTGGTCTGGTTTCATGAACTTCTTAGGTCTTCTAACGGGAGGGGTAGGAGTGACCATGAGTATTATTGGGCTATTGCCCACCGAACTTCTCATGGACGCTGATGTATACCATTCCATGGCCATGGCATTAGCGTTGTTGCTTTCTGCGATTCTTTGGAACGTGGGAACTTGGTATTTTGGTATACCTGCTTCAAGCTCACACACGCTTATCGGTTCAATTATTGGTATCGGAGTAGGACATGCCTTATTGCCAGAAGCTTCAAATAAAGGAATATCGTCTATTAACTGGGACAAGGCTATTGAAATTGGACAAGCACTACTTTTGTCGCCATTATTCGGTTTTGCCGCGGCTATCATTTTGATGTATATCTTAAAGAAAACTGTTAAAAACAAAGAGATCTTCAAAGAGCCTAAGAAGAAATCACCTCCACCCATGTGGATTCGTGCTATCTTAATTACGACCTGTACGTTAGTTTCGTTCTTTCATGGTCGTAATGATGGCCAAAAAGGGATCGGTCTGGTTATGGTTATCTTAATTGCTTTCTTACCAGGCTATTTTGCTGTTAATACAAACCTTGACTTAGTACAAGTGAAAGAAAGCTTAACCACAGTGCAAACTATTACAGCTAAAATTGATACCATTCCTTTGTCTGAAAAAGAACGGGAGAGCTACCACAAATTAGTCAAGTCTTCCACTGCTTTGAGTGCTATTATCGCTACGGGAGTAACACCCAAAACGTTAACAACAACTCAAAAGTTCGACATTCGTAATGCAGCTTTGACAATCAACAAGCAATCAAAGAAATTACTTGAAAGCGAATCAGTGGCTTTATCTTCTGGAGATAAGAAAGCATTAAAAAAAGCTACACAAGGAGACAAAGCTCCATTCTTTAGTTACGGAAATTCCTCTTCCTCTGGAATTGCTGGAGTAACGGATTTCGCACCAGCTTGGGTAATGTGGATGGTTGCCTTATCACTAGGTTTAGGAACAATGGTGGGCTGGAAGCGAATTGTTGTGACAATCGGTGAGAAAATCGGTAAAAATCATTTAACCTATGCGCAAGGTGCATCAGCAGAATTAATCGCATCTCTAACGATTGGTTTAGCAACTGCTTACAAGTGGCCAGTTTCTACGACGCACGTTTTATCATCTGGTATTGCTGGTACAATGGTAGCTTCGAAAGGTATCAAAAACTTACAAGGAGGTACCGTTAAGAGCATTGTTTTAGCTTGGGTTTTAACCTTGCCAGTTACGATTATTTTATCTGCTACCTTATTCGTTTTATTCCGCTGGATAGCCGCATAA
- a CDS encoding glycosyltransferase family protein has product MGKFIFTVQGEGRGHLTQAISFTQIAREAGHEVIGYAVGSFQGRKIPSFFLDFIGDTPLLQYNSPSIIFGNGKSVQLFKTAAQAFTNFKTFWKSATQLEEFIDELHPDGIVNFYESITGLYKLKSGSKIPTMSVGHQYLLLNKNFESISEKKIDRVLLNMNTLITSIGSKKLLGLSFRPIDNDAKIEVVPPLLRQQVKSIVPQAGERWLAYLTHFRLSEDIMAWSNANPEVKLDCFWDNPARKETYHYSDSLTFHPIDAENYLAKMTECAGLISTAGFESVAEAMYLGKPAMMVPVPNHIEQMINAFDGEMSGAGIGASSFDLSIFKNYLPSHVSVKDQYQDWVAKSQSLMAGHLTDLIAQPVYVANFGQNQGTGLSGMLGRRRFRWSR; this is encoded by the coding sequence ATGGGCAAATTCATATTTACCGTACAAGGCGAGGGTCGCGGACATTTAACGCAAGCCATCTCATTTACACAAATCGCACGCGAGGCGGGTCACGAAGTGATCGGTTATGCCGTGGGTTCTTTTCAGGGTCGTAAAATTCCGTCCTTCTTTTTAGATTTCATTGGCGACACTCCCCTATTACAATACAATAGCCCTTCCATTATTTTTGGGAATGGGAAATCGGTCCAACTTTTCAAAACTGCGGCACAGGCTTTCACGAATTTCAAGACTTTTTGGAAAAGCGCCACGCAATTAGAAGAGTTCATTGATGAATTGCATCCGGACGGAATCGTAAACTTCTACGAGTCTATCACGGGTTTATATAAGCTAAAATCGGGGTCCAAAATCCCTACGATGTCCGTGGGACATCAATACTTGTTACTGAACAAAAACTTCGAGAGTATTTCAGAGAAGAAGATCGACCGAGTTCTTTTGAATATGAATACGCTGATCACGTCGATTGGTTCTAAGAAGTTATTGGGCTTGTCTTTCCGCCCAATTGATAACGACGCGAAGATTGAGGTGGTTCCTCCCCTTTTGCGTCAGCAAGTAAAAAGCATTGTCCCTCAAGCGGGCGAGCGTTGGTTAGCGTATTTAACGCACTTCCGTTTATCAGAAGATATCATGGCGTGGTCAAATGCGAATCCGGAGGTAAAGTTGGATTGCTTTTGGGATAATCCAGCACGTAAAGAGACGTATCACTATTCTGACTCTTTGACTTTCCATCCGATAGATGCAGAGAATTATTTAGCGAAAATGACGGAATGTGCTGGCTTGATTTCTACTGCCGGTTTTGAATCCGTTGCTGAGGCGATGTACTTAGGGAAGCCAGCGATGATGGTTCCAGTGCCTAACCACATCGAACAGATGATTAACGCTTTCGATGGCGAAATGTCGGGAGCAGGAATCGGTGCTTCTTCTTTCGATCTAAGCATTTTCAAGAACTACCTTCCTTCTCACGTTTCTGTAAAGGATCAATACCAGGATTGGGTAGCTAAGTCACAGAGCTTGATGGCTGGACATTTAACTGATCTGATCGCACAGCCGGTTTATGTGGCGAACTTTGGCCAAAACCAAGGAACAGGTTTGTCTGGCATGTTAGGCAGACGGAGATTCCGCTGGTCAAGATGA
- a CDS encoding porin: MKKNLLLTGVLACLCLIFAQAQTAPAPKKWYDSFSIRGYAQVRYNRLFETNPNLKSEQGDRSIGDNGGFFIRRMRIIFSGQINDRVYFYVQPDFASSASSTSLHFGQLRDAYFDLGLDAKNEFRFRVGQSKVPFGFENMQSSQNRLPLDRNDALNSAVSNERDLGVFFYWAPASVRKLYSSLVADGLKGSGDYGVFGLGAYNGQTANKPELNDAPHIVARLTYPIQIKNQIIEAGIQGYSGQWVMASDQLSAGVKATVDKAYLDERYAASFVLYPKPFGIQAEYNVGTGPEFNKSSDAIENQKLSGGYVTASYKIDWKKQVIIPFVRVQHYEGGKKHELDARSYRVDETELGIEWQPNKNFELVAMYTMATRRAEDFKLQENLQSGNMLRLQAQVNF; encoded by the coding sequence ATGAAAAAAAATCTTCTCCTAACAGGAGTCTTGGCTTGCCTTTGCCTCATTTTTGCGCAGGCACAAACAGCTCCAGCGCCTAAAAAATGGTACGATTCTTTCTCCATTCGCGGGTATGCACAAGTTCGCTACAATCGACTTTTTGAAACTAATCCTAATTTGAAATCTGAGCAAGGTGATCGAAGCATAGGAGATAATGGGGGCTTTTTTATTCGTCGTATGCGGATCATTTTCAGCGGCCAAATTAATGATCGCGTTTATTTTTATGTGCAACCTGATTTTGCCAGTAGCGCGTCCTCTACCTCTCTCCACTTTGGTCAGTTAAGAGATGCTTATTTTGATCTTGGCTTAGATGCTAAAAATGAATTTCGATTTAGAGTAGGACAAAGTAAGGTCCCTTTTGGATTTGAAAACATGCAATCCTCTCAAAATCGTTTGCCATTAGACCGTAATGATGCCTTGAATAGTGCCGTATCAAATGAACGTGATTTAGGAGTATTCTTTTACTGGGCACCAGCATCTGTTCGTAAACTATATTCTTCATTAGTAGCGGATGGTTTAAAAGGATCAGGAGATTATGGTGTTTTTGGATTAGGTGCTTATAATGGCCAAACTGCTAATAAGCCTGAATTAAACGATGCCCCTCATATTGTAGCACGACTTACTTATCCAATTCAGATTAAAAATCAAATCATTGAAGCGGGTATTCAAGGATATTCAGGTCAATGGGTAATGGCATCAGATCAATTAAGTGCTGGTGTAAAAGCAACTGTTGATAAGGCGTATTTAGATGAGCGCTATGCTGCGAGTTTTGTATTATATCCTAAGCCTTTTGGAATTCAAGCAGAATACAACGTAGGAACGGGTCCAGAATTTAACAAATCATCCGATGCGATTGAAAATCAGAAATTATCAGGAGGCTACGTGACCGCATCCTATAAAATAGACTGGAAAAAACAGGTGATTATTCCATTCGTACGTGTTCAGCATTATGAAGGAGGGAAAAAACACGAATTGGATGCGCGCAGTTACCGAGTGGATGAAACAGAACTAGGTATAGAATGGCAACCAAACAAAAATTTCGAGCTAGTTGCCATGTATACAATGGCCACTAGAAGAGCGGAGGATTTCAAATTACAGGAAAACTTGCAATCCGGAAATATGCTTCGTTTACAAGCACAGGTTAATTTCTAA
- a CDS encoding TIGR03364 family FAD-dependent oxidoreductase, which produces MIKNRKYDLVVVGGGIIGTFCAYHALKKGKSVLLLEKDSQPHEASIRNFGQIIPSGQSLDTWFQIGRKSLKIYKELQEESAISLTKNGSWYIASDEQEMAVLEEMASQFQSLEYASTVFSAQATLEKNPALNKDHTKGGLFLPEEASINPVLLVHQLREFLIKHFGLHYHHSCPVISVEKKRGIAMISTSKKQTFWGDHVILANGHDTQFLLPEHYPTTDLKICKLQMMRLVPQRIQFSANLLSGLSIRRYESFKSCPSYATLKTSDEQKVLQSKGIHILLKQAEDGSIILGDSHEYVSASDESPLGFEISAEINELILSEAKKIVTLDSWELDSNWIGHYLEAKQAEVYTKTIDQVIHIVNGIGGKGVTTSPGFTYEYIQQLYSI; this is translated from the coding sequence ATGATCAAAAATAGAAAATACGATTTAGTTGTAGTTGGCGGAGGAATTATAGGTACTTTTTGTGCCTACCATGCTTTAAAAAAGGGCAAATCCGTTCTTTTATTAGAAAAAGACAGTCAGCCACATGAAGCGAGCATACGCAACTTTGGCCAAATTATTCCCTCCGGACAATCCCTAGATACCTGGTTTCAAATAGGGAGAAAATCACTTAAAATTTACAAAGAACTACAAGAGGAATCCGCTATTTCATTGACCAAAAATGGCTCTTGGTATATCGCGTCAGATGAGCAAGAAATGGCTGTTTTAGAAGAAATGGCTAGTCAATTCCAATCACTTGAGTATGCCTCTACCGTATTTTCAGCTCAAGCCACTCTAGAAAAAAACCCTGCCTTAAACAAAGACCATACGAAAGGAGGATTGTTCCTACCCGAAGAGGCATCCATCAACCCCGTGTTATTAGTACATCAATTGAGAGAATTTTTAATTAAGCACTTCGGGCTTCACTACCATCACTCTTGCCCCGTTATTTCAGTAGAAAAAAAGCGGGGAATCGCGATGATTAGTACCTCAAAAAAACAAACGTTTTGGGGAGACCATGTGATTTTAGCCAATGGACATGACACCCAATTTTTATTACCGGAACATTATCCTACGACAGATTTAAAAATCTGTAAACTGCAGATGATGCGTTTAGTCCCACAAAGAATTCAATTCAGCGCTAATTTATTGTCAGGCCTTTCTATCAGACGATATGAAAGTTTCAAATCCTGTCCTTCCTATGCTACATTGAAGACCTCTGATGAACAAAAAGTGCTTCAATCCAAGGGAATCCACATTTTATTAAAACAAGCAGAAGATGGATCTATTATCCTCGGGGATTCTCACGAATACGTTTCAGCTAGCGATGAGTCACCATTAGGCTTTGAAATTAGTGCTGAAATCAATGAGTTAATATTGAGCGAAGCGAAGAAAATAGTTACACTAGACTCTTGGGAATTAGACTCTAACTGGATTGGCCACTACTTAGAGGCTAAACAGGCAGAGGTTTATACCAAAACGATAGACCAAGTCATACATATTGTAAATGGTATAGGCGGGAAAGGCGTTACCACCTCTCCCGGATTTACCTATGAGTACATTCAACAGTTATACTCGATTTAA
- a CDS encoding inorganic phosphate transporter, whose translation MFGLDPTLFFLLCFCLIAACAFEFVNGFHDTANAVATVIYTHSLRPTQAVVWSGFMNFLGLLTGGVGVTMSIIGLLPTELLVDTNVYHSMAMALSLLISAILWNLGTWYLGIPASSSHTLIGSIIGIGVGHALLPEDSNKGIAALNWDKVIEIGQALLLSPLFGFALAIILMYILKKTITNKEIFKEPKKKSPPPMWIRSLLIATCTLVSFFHGRNDGQKGIGLVMVILIAFLPGYFAINTTLDMQMVKSSLATVQSISAKIDTIPLSEKERDGLAQLKKSSADLSIITAQNLNPSTLSTDQKFAIRKAALTINKFSKKLIESESVALSENDKAAWKKATAGSKAPFFTLGASSSTGMAGVTDFAPNWVMWMVALSLGLGTMIGWKRIVVTIGEKIGKDHLTYAQGASAELIASLTIGLATAYKWPVSTTHVLSSGIAGTMVAQRGIKNLQGGTVKSIVLAWVLTLPVTIILSALLFLFFRWITG comes from the coding sequence ATGTTCGGATTAGATCCTACTTTGTTTTTCCTGCTTTGCTTTTGCTTAATCGCAGCCTGTGCATTTGAATTTGTGAATGGTTTTCATGATACGGCTAATGCCGTTGCCACAGTCATTTATACCCATTCCTTGCGCCCTACCCAAGCTGTGGTGTGGTCAGGATTCATGAACTTCCTAGGTCTATTAACCGGTGGCGTAGGGGTAACGATGAGTATTATCGGACTGCTCCCCACGGAATTACTCGTGGATACGAATGTCTACCATTCGATGGCTATGGCTCTTTCTTTGTTGATTTCTGCGATTTTATGGAACCTAGGAACTTGGTATTTAGGCATCCCTGCCTCTAGTTCGCACACCTTGATAGGTTCGATTATCGGTATCGGAGTAGGACATGCGCTCTTACCTGAAGATTCGAACAAAGGGATTGCCGCTTTGAATTGGGATAAAGTCATTGAAATTGGGCAGGCATTATTGCTTTCTCCTTTGTTTGGTTTTGCTTTAGCGATTATCTTGATGTACATCTTAAAAAAGACGATTACGAATAAAGAGATCTTCAAAGAACCTAAAAAGAAGTCCCCGCCACCTATGTGGATTCGCTCCTTGTTAATCGCAACGTGTACTCTAGTCTCATTCTTTCATGGTCGTAATGATGGTCAAAAGGGAATCGGTTTAGTGATGGTTATCTTGATCGCTTTCTTGCCAGGTTATTTTGCCATCAATACGACTTTAGATATGCAAATGGTGAAGTCTAGTCTTGCAACGGTACAATCGATATCTGCCAAAATTGATACCATTCCGTTGTCTGAAAAAGAACGTGATGGCTTAGCCCAATTAAAGAAATCGTCAGCAGATTTATCGATTATAACGGCTCAAAATCTAAATCCATCTACGCTTTCTACTGATCAAAAATTTGCGATTCGTAAAGCGGCTTTAACCATTAATAAATTCTCCAAGAAGTTGATTGAAAGTGAATCGGTTGCATTATCCGAAAATGACAAAGCAGCATGGAAAAAGGCAACGGCTGGTTCTAAGGCGCCATTTTTTACCTTAGGGGCGTCCTCGAGTACTGGTATGGCAGGAGTGACTGATTTTGCCCCTAATTGGGTAATGTGGATGGTAGCTTTGTCACTAGGTCTTGGGACTATGATCGGTTGGAAACGTATCGTCGTAACGATTGGGGAGAAAATTGGTAAAGATCACTTGACGTATGCACAAGGGGCTTCAGCTGAATTGATTGCATCATTGACGATTGGTTTAGCAACCGCCTATAAGTGGCCAGTAAGTACTACTCACGTATTAAGTTCAGGTATCGCGGGAACAATGGTAGCACAAAGAGGTATCAAAAATCTTCAAGGAGGAACAGTGAAAAGTATCGTATTGGCTTGGGTTTTAACCTTGCCCGTAACCATTATACTTTCGGCCTTGTTATTCTTATTCTTCCGTTGGATAACGGGATAG
- a CDS encoding alkaline phosphatase family protein, which produces MKRLVLFFLLCSPCIFAQQANSDARVIVITTDGYRWQELFNGIDTSIVKMKRFHHGDSARLIQQYYAPTLAERRTKLMPFFWSKLAASGQIHGNRAAGSQVDNANPYWFSYPGYSEILTGQVDTLVNSNDYKPNPNTNFFEYLNSLPAYKGKVAAFGAWDAFDRILNEKRAGFPVVNAFDSYPELEKDPEITMLAKMLKESFKPFGMAESLDAFTHFKAMHYLKKNKPKALYISYGETDEFAHEGAYNHYLDAAHQFDAWVGEIWDFVNSDPEYKGKTTLLITTDHGRGDAIKTQWTSHGDSVKDCYQIWYAMIGANVPALGEVKSKEQVYQKDLIHKAAKAIGVSFKSEVK; this is translated from the coding sequence ATGAAACGACTAGTCCTTTTTTTCCTTCTTTGCTCTCCCTGTATTTTTGCCCAACAAGCCAATTCTGATGCGCGTGTCATTGTCATCACGACAGATGGATATCGTTGGCAAGAATTATTTAACGGTATCGATACTTCGATTGTCAAAATGAAGCGTTTTCACCACGGTGATTCTGCTCGTTTAATTCAGCAATATTATGCACCTACTTTGGCAGAAAGACGCACAAAACTAATGCCTTTTTTCTGGAGCAAATTAGCTGCTTCAGGCCAAATTCACGGCAATAGAGCTGCTGGAAGCCAAGTAGACAATGCGAATCCCTATTGGTTTTCATATCCCGGATATAGTGAGATTTTAACGGGTCAGGTGGATACTTTGGTGAATTCAAATGACTACAAACCTAATCCGAATACGAACTTTTTTGAATACTTGAACTCCTTACCAGCTTATAAAGGAAAGGTAGCCGCATTCGGAGCTTGGGATGCTTTTGATCGTATTTTAAATGAGAAAAGAGCTGGTTTTCCTGTGGTGAATGCGTTCGATTCGTATCCTGAGTTAGAGAAAGATCCAGAGATTACGATGTTGGCTAAGATGTTAAAAGAATCGTTTAAGCCTTTTGGTATGGCAGAATCGCTAGACGCATTTACGCATTTCAAGGCGATGCATTATTTGAAAAAGAACAAGCCTAAAGCACTCTATATTTCTTATGGTGAAACAGATGAGTTTGCACACGAGGGTGCTTACAATCACTACCTGGATGCTGCACACCAGTTTGATGCTTGGGTAGGGGAGATTTGGGATTTTGTAAATTCAGATCCGGAATACAAAGGAAAAACAACCTTATTGATCACGACAGACCACGGTCGCGGAGATGCGATTAAAACGCAATGGACATCCCACGGCGATAGTGTAAAGGATTGCTACCAGATTTGGTATGCAATGATAGGGGCGAATGTCCCTGCTTTAGGCGAAGTGAAATCGAAAGAACAGGTTTATCAAAAAGACTTAATTCATAAGGCTGCAAAGGCTATCGGTGTCTCGTTTAAGAGTGAAGTGAAATAG